In the genome of Anaerolineales bacterium, the window TGTGCTCACTACCTAAATGGGGAGGCTGATCGAGGGGGATGCAAATGCATGCTGAAACGTTGTTGACTAAGCTTATTTTTGGAGTATAGTGAAGTTACAATTTTTCAGATTCATTGGTTAAGCTCTACAACAAAAGCACAGAAGCTTCATGGGGAGGAGAACATGTCGCCTACCGTTGCCATTACGATGATCGAATCCGGTCTCGGCAGCATATTAACCGGCACTGTCCTTTATCTGGTGCTTTCACGGGGGAAACAAGCCTACCACTATGTGTTTGCTGCATTTTTATTTATCTGTTTTATCTGGGATTTGGGGACCTGCCTGCTCATGATCAGGAACGATCACCTGAACGAGCTGCCGCTTATTGGAATGATCGCTATCCTACCCTGTATTTTCATCCCAGCATTAATCTTCACCTTCGCGAATTTATATACGGAACGACCGATCAAATGGGCGCTCATACTGGTGTGGGTATTGACAGCTTTGACTTGGGTTCCGATTTTCATGGGTCTCATATACAAGATAGAAGGTATTTATTTTTATGATTGGGGAAACATCTTCCGCGTAAAACCTACGATCCTCAATTATTTCATCTTCATTTTTTGGTTTGGGATCAACCTCCCGGCGATATGGCTGCTTTACAGAGGCATGCAACGTGAAAAATCTCCGGTGAAGCACCGCCATTATGTATATATTATTTCTGGCTTCTTGGTGGTCACCTTTTCTGTCGTCAAAGCGCTTGTGACAATGAATATAAACGCAGCGTTCCTTCTCCCCTTGGGGATGTTTTTAAACGATATCCTTGTAGCTATCATTGGGCTGGCGATCATTAAAGATCAGCTGTTCGACATCACCGTAATCGTCAAGAAAGGCACGATTTACTCGATCCTGGCGGCCATCCTGATCTTCGTTTACAGCTTCGTCGAACACATCCTGGTGACCTATGTAGGTGAAAAGGTGGGCGAGAATTCGACTCTGCTACACCTGCTGGCAGTGGGGGTTGGGATTGCCGTGCTGATGCCACTCAAGAGCCGCATTGAACGCAGGATTGAGGGGTATTTCGCCCACCGCAGCCTGCAGTTCTAATCTTATCTGAGAAGGGATGCTGATGGATATGATTGGAATATGAAACGCTTATACAGATATCTATCTCATCGTAGTGGGGGTAGCCATGCTGTTTACTTTTGGCTTACCTTTAATCCTGGCGCCGATGAGCTTTCTCAGGCTTTTCCGCTGGGAGATCCCCGAACAAAAGGCACTGGCAATCTCCCTGGGCAGGTCACTGGGGGTCTTCATCGCCATCATGGCTATCTTCGCGTTTAAAGCCGCGCAAACACCAGCAGCACAGCTCTTCTTTTTCGACCTGATGCTGTGGATTTTTGGTGCGATGTTGCTGCTGCACATTTATGGGGCGTTGCGTAAAGTCCAACCGGTCTTAGAAACTGCAGAGATATTTATGTGGCTGGTGTTAGGCCTCGTCACGCTGGGCTTTTATCCGGCATAAAGGTGTTCGTCACATCCCAACCAACCTAGCTTGCCAGTCTGCAACAAGACTGGTAGACTGTTCCTGACGAAATGTAATCTTAATCAGGAAGATATGTTTGATCCCAACGACCAACCCGAACGCTGTGAACGCTATCTACGCCACCACCTGGGGAAGGCGGTGCAATTCATCAGAGGAACTAGGCTGGTGCAGAGCTCGCGTGAAGCTCCCTGGCGCCTGGATACGCTGATCAACGGAGTGGAGCGATCATTCGTCCTGCAGGTGGATGCGCACAGCCTGGAGCATGAATATCGCGTGCTCAAAGCCATGCAAACCATCCCTATACCCACGCCGCATGCCTACGGGTTGGATCTGGATGGCGAAATGCTGGGTATCCCCTGCTTTTTCGAGGATTTCATCCCCGGGGAACCCCTGCTGGCGCCGGTGCTTGAAGGCGAAAGCTGGGCGGAGGAGCTGTTCCTTGACACCGTCTGCGCATTAAACGCGATGGCTGACGAGCAGCTGGGAGAGATCGCGGCGATGCTGGAACGGTATGATGTGCGGGATATCCTCGAAGAGACCTATACCCGCTTGAGCGACAAAGCCCTCCCGCTGGTTGAACGGATGTACCAGGCGTTGAAAGCTGGCATGCCGCAGCAACTCACGGTGAAATTCAGCAACGGTGACTTATGGCTGGAGAACTTCATCGTCCAGGACCATCACCTGGCCGGGGTGATCGATTTTCAAGGAGCGTCATTCACCGACCCGCTCTATGAATTCCTGCTGTCCTTTTTCGTATCCCCTGAGCTGCAGGGACGTGGCCTCGAAGAGCGCTTCTGCCAGCGCATCGGCTGTGACCCGGCCATCCTGGCATGGTACCATGGGCTGGAGTTTTTCGAGACCTACCGCTATGTACTGCTTTCAGGCAAGGATTTCGTCCACCACTCCGTACACAGCCTGGAAGCTGACATGGTAAGATGGCTGGACAAGCCTGCATAATCATTGCCCAGGAGTCAGGCACTTCGATTAGCACAATGGGAAACAGGCAATCCGAAATCCGCAATAAGCGGCAAATAAAATTCAGGGGGTGGGGGTTCCTGATGGCTCCAGTGTGGGAGTAGGGGTGGGCGGGAAGGGGGCAAGCACTTCGATCTCGCGCCAGGAGACCCAGGAAGGGCTCTCAGTGGTGACCACACGCACGTAGCGGATGTTGCTAAGTGAAGTTGCCGGCAGATAATCCAGGACATCATAATCAAATTCACTGCCGCGGAATTCAGCCACTTTCTGCAGCTTGTCGCGGCTGGCTCCCACCCACAGCTCATGCACGGTTTGACCGGCTGGCCACATGCCCACTGTCAGGCGGACTTCACCCACATCGTAGAAGGCGCCCAGATCAACTTCGATCCACTGGGGTGGGAAAGCACCCGCGCTCCACTGGGTGTTCGAGTCTCCGTCCACGGCCATCTGGGCGGTCTGGTCGGCCAGCGCTTCTGTGACCTGCACGGGCTTGCCCAGGGCCAGATTACGGCCTGGCAAGGGAGAAGTGGCACAGGCATCCGGTTGGTTCTCGGGTGAGAGAGCCTTAAGCAGGTAATCCTGGTTATCCACGAAACCCCAGGTGGCATCCGGCAGTCCGGCAGGGACGGGGTAGAAGCCCTCGTAGGCCCAACCGGTAAAACCAAGTGTGCAAGAGCTGGCAATCCAGTCCTGGATGGCGACCGCCCCATCGGAAGCTTCAGGATATACCCAGGTGGAAGCCCCTACAGATCCCATCAATACCGGTGCTGAGACGTGCTCATCCAGGCCAAAATTCTGGGCCAGCTCCGCAAGGGTCAAACCTGCAGCTGGGTCGGTGTGGAGGTCAAAGAAGTCAAGCGGGGAGAAAACCAGCAAGCCAGCGGTTTCAACATAACGGTTATCACCTTCCCGCCAGGTGTTGGGTTCGTCAGGGGCGAAGAATCCCATGGTCACCAGGGCAGTTGGATCATAGAGACGGATCATCTGCCCCACCTGCTCGATGTAGTAGCGCATCCCTTCCACAGCCATGGCTTGCATTTGCGCAGGCTGGAAGAGGTGGTAGGTCTTGCCGTTCACCGGGGACACTTTCTGCGTCTGCAGGGTGAACGGTGGTTGGTCAGATAGGTAATAGGCTTCATCCATCAGCTCCCAACCCAGGATGGCATCGAAGGGTGCCCCACGCACAGCCAGGCCTCCCAGGAGATCTGACCAGTATTTCTGTGAGGCGGTGATCCCTGCCCGGGTGAGGAATTCTGCATTACGCCCAGCGGCATAGCTGGGGCTGGCCTCCTGGTTGGCAAGGGTCCGGTAACCACCTAGCTCAGGCAGGTCTTGGGAGACCATCAGCAGGAAGATGCCTGCTTCCTTGGCCAGGCTCATCAGGTCAGCCATGTTATCCATGTAAACCGGGTTCAAGCCCTGGCCATTCACCAGGCCGATACACACATCCGAGCTGGAGCATCCATCGAAGATGATGCGCACGGTGTTGTAGCCAGCTGCCGATAGCTCAGCGAAATCAGCCTGGGTGCGGGCGTGGTCGTATACTCCTGGGGCAAACAAACGGTTTTCGTAGTGGTCCTGCACTGGCGCCAGCACCGAATAATTCACTCCACGTGGGATGAAATCCTGCAAAGTCTGGCGGTCGTAAAATGCAGCCAGGCCATAGATGCGGTGTATGGCGATGCGGTGTTTGGCCACAATGGGCGGAGGCGTGGGGCGAGGCGTATCCGTGCTGGCTAGCGCGGGGATCTCCGATGGGGCGGGGCTTTCGTTCGCTGCGCCTACAACGACCGTCTCAGGCGAGGCGGCAGGGGTTGGTGAGGCGGACTGGGGCAGGGCACAGGCGAGAGCGGCCAGGATGAGCACAGCCAGGACGATAAATATGGGCTGATTACGCCGTGGGGTCATGCTGGGGCTGCCACCTTACTGGATCAACAGTCCGTTTAAAACGAATAGCAGGCTGCCACCCAGCAGTAATAAACCGAGAATGGCACCGGCCAGCTTCAGCCGGCGGTCTCGCGCAAGCAGCAGGGCACCGATGATGAACACCGGTATGCTGGAGAGCAAAGTCAGCCTGCCCCAGTTGTACACGGCTGAATCCAACCAGGGAAAGTGCATATGCAGGAACGACATTGCCTCCAGCAGGAAAAAGCCTGGGAATACCATGGCAATTAACAGGGCATGCAAAAAGGTGAGGGGCTGGGCGCTCTCCAGATGATAGATTTTTATCGTGAATGGCACCCCCCACTGATCAAGCAGGATCAGGTGCAAAGCACCCAGGCTGATAGCATACAACAGCCAGGCGAGCGTGCCTCCGATCAGCCAGAGGGGGAAGCGTGAAGGTTTGGACATGTGGATGGAAGTCTTCCCGGTTGGGTCAATTATAGCGCAGAAGAAAGGTAGCCTGGATGGCGAGGCACTGGCATATTGTTAGAAATACCCGCAGGGAAGGAATTCACTGCTGATAAACTGAGCATGAATCAACTTGACATGTGTGTGGGAATGCTATATAAACCGATTGAGGAGAACTTGCCCATGGATACATCAACGATTGAAACTGTACCACCCGCACAGCCATTAAACAGCAAATGGTATGAGATTTGGCTCGATGTCTGGGCACACCCAGGTGAGGAGGCATTCAGGGGCATCCTGAAAGAACGCGACCACAGCATTGGCAGGGCGTTCATTTGGGTCGCCATCACCTCTCTCGTCATTGCCATAGCAAGCATTATCGGTTATGTGCCTCTTTATAAAAGCCTCGTCTCGCAGATTGGTCCTGTCCAAAGTTTTGAGTTCTTCAACACAACCACGATCTTTACTTTTGGCCTGTGCTCAGTCATCCTCGCGCCAATCTCTGCAATTCTCGGGCTGGTTATCTCTACTGGCATCTATCACCTGATATCCAGGTTGTTCGGTGGCAGTGGCGCCTGGAGCGACCTGGTGTTCTGCATGGCAGCAGTTACTGCACCCGCCTCGATCATCAGTGGCATCTTGATGATCCCATATCTCCTGTTTGGTAATTTCCCCGCCATCTGGTGGCTGGTGGCGATTTTCATCGGCATTCTTTCGGTGGTTGTGGCGGTGTATGTGCTCGTGATGAACGTGAACGCCATCCGGGCAGCGGAGCAGATCGGCACCTGGCAATCAGTCTTGACGATTTTCCTGCCCATTATCATCGTTGGCGTGTTAACTGTGTGCTGTGTATCCCTCACCATACCCAGCATAATCAGCAGCAGCGTTCGCTAGTCTGTCCCTTGGAAGAAAGAGGGTCTGGTATTGAGCCAGACCCTCAGCATATAACATATAGGGGGAGATCATTCTCGATAATCTCAATAGGACGGTGATCTGGATCAATGAGCGTTCAGCCTTGGATTTGCTCATCGGGTGGCATCGAAAACTTGCCAGGCTCTACTCTCATATATTATGACGATAACAAACCAAAAGGTGGTTCCAATAACGGAAACATTGCCTGGCTTCCGCTTTTATGAGAGCATCACATCACACGTTATCACAACCGGACGATGAAAGACTCGAAGCTGTATCAGTGAGGAGATTATTTGTATGGCTGAGACACAGCCAGTAAATTATCTATCCGAAACGATGCTAGATAGGAAATGGCACGAGATATGGCTAGATGTGTGGCTCCATCCTGGAGAAGCGTCTTTTGGAAACATGCTGACAGAGCGCAATCACAGCCCTGGAAGAGCGATCCTGTGGGTTACAGTTACATCCCTCATCTTTGGAGTGGTAGGATCATTGTTCTTTCCTTCCATGTATCTTGATCTCTTCACCCAGCTATTTAATCTCAACTTGTTTGCTGGAACCAGGGATTTCAAGCTTTGGTTGTCTGGTGTCTGTTTTCTAGTTTCCTCTCCAATCCTTGGCATACTTTCATTGGTGCTCTCAAGCGGCGCTTACCACCTAGCATCCAGATTGTTCAAGAGCAGGGGAGCGTGGAGCAACCTTGCGTTCTGTATGGGCGCGGTTCATGCTCCCTTTACCATCATAAGTGGTCTCATATCGATCCCGAGAATTATTTTCGGTAATGACCAATCGACGATATCACTTTTAAATTGTATCTTCTCGTTATTGTCACTGACTGTCTTTATCTATACGATAGTTTTATTTACCAATGCCATCCGCGCGGCGGAGAAGGTTGGGACGGGGCAGGCAGTCTTAACCATCTTTATCGTGTTGCTTGTTCAAATCTTCCTGGGTATCTGCTTCGGCCTGTTAATCGTCCTCCCGGTGATCAGTAGCACACCATATCGGTGAATAAGCAGTGCAAAGAAAATTCTGCGCCGTATCACTTACAGGAGAGATTTCCAGGAGAACGGTTCGCCGTGACCGGGGTAGACCATATTTATCGGTAGAGCTTTGAGGCGGGTAAAGCTGGCTTCACCGGCAGGCTTGTCATACATCATCGAGTTCAGCGTGGGGTGGTCGCGGGCGTTATTGAACAGGTCCCCGCAAAACAGCTCACCTGAAGCGGTGAGAAAACACAATGAACCGGTCGAATGCCCTGGGGTGTTGAGGGCGGTGGCTTCCAGCCCGTATTTTGCCAGTGAAGCATTATCTTCCAAAAGGATATCGGGTTTACATTGCTCTTTTTCACCCAGGCGGGCAATCAAGGGGATCAGCTTTTTCATCAAGCCATTTTTGATCTTGCGGTTCCAGAACATATCGCCGTTTTCCAGCATTCCGGCATCTCCGGCGTGCATGGCGATCGGCACGTGGTACTTATCGCGCAGGTAGCGTGCGTTCCCGGTATGGTCGAAATCACCATGGGTGAGCAGGATGAGCTTGAGGTCGCCAGGCTGGCAGCACAGGTGCTGCAGGGCGTTCTCAAGCTGGTCCCGGGCATTGGTCATGCCGGTATCAACCAGGTAGCAGCCACCATCGCTATGAACCAGAAAGCTGTTCACATAGCTGAGCTTGAGCGGCAGTGGCAGGCGGATAGTTGAGACTTTTATGGTCATTACGGCTCCTTTTCTTCCCTAATAAGTACCCACATGCGATTTTACCGTAATTTAACGTCCGCCAGGAATTACCTGCCAGATACGGCTGCTTAGCGGATGAGCTCCAGCTTTTTATCCAGGAAATTTGCATAATGTTGAGCAGCATCCTGTAACTGATCCAGTTCAGCCTTAGCCAACGGTTGGAAGGGGCTGAGTTCGATGATCACGCGATCCCCCTTGAGGGTGCGCATCCAGGTCCCCACCACTTGGCCATCTTTGAGCAGGATAGGCCAGAAAATGCCCCGATTGGAAATATCCTTCATATGCTGCTCGATGCCAGCTGGGAAGGATGCACCCCGTTCTGCATAGCTGATGAGCAATTCGTCATATGTGGGCAGCAGGATCGGGTTAACCTGGGTGGCTCTCACGCTTTCCACATGGCGAGGCAACCAGTAGGTGACTCCATCGATCACCTCCGTCGTGAAATCCTGCTTCACCGACTCCAGGGCTTGCTTCACTTCACTGGCAGGCAAACCAGACCACCAGGAAAAATCTTGCTGGGTGGCCGGGTAGCGGCTGGTGAAGTAACGCCTGGCGAGTTCGGCCAGGGCCGCCTCCCGGATCAGCCGCCTGGCCAGTGGCACGCGTTCGGAGAGCAGGGCATAAGTGGCCTTGCCGCCCTGGGTGGCGCCACTGCAGATGATCTCGTCCAGCTCGGCACGCATAAACAGGTGCGAAGCGCGGTTCTCATCTGTGCGAATCCCTGCCTGCTGCAAGGCGGCGATCAGCTCATTTCTGGTGCGCGACTGCCCCCCAGCCAAAGCTTTCTCGAGGGTGGCATTGCTTCGAGAAAACACATCTTTGGTCAGCTCCAGCTGCTTCTCACGGGCGGTCTCACCTGCCATGACCCACCTTGCGGTGAGGTCCAGCATCCAATAGATATCCTGGGCAGCCACGAAATGCCAGGTTGGCCGCAGCACATGCAGGCGTAGAATCTCAGCCCTGGTGATAGCGGCCTCGACCATTTTTTCAGTGGATCCTGGGATGCGCACACCGACTGCCCATTTGGCCATGGGGAAATCCTGGGCCTGCATGGCAACCATGTAGCTGACCAGCTCAACCGGACTGGTGTAACGTGGCTGGACGAGCTGCTGGCTAAACAGGCGCTGGATTTTAATCTCACGATGGTTCATTATCTTTATGTCGCAGCATTATTTCCTGCCATCACTTTCCCCGGTAGACAATTATAACTTCAAGATACTTCCCTTCGGCCAAGGATTTAAAATTATCGATCCAGCACCAGCAAAAAAGGAGCAGTTACCCCCCAGCTTTTGCTGATATTTTGAGAAGTTGGGAGATGAACCTGGCTATGGCTGCTTTTCCAGCTCCATGGCCAGGGCGATACCACCCAGCACACCTGAGCGATATCCAAGGCCAGGCGGGACGATGTACTCGTCCAGCGGGCCTGTCAAAGTGGGGTGGTTCAGGTAATTGTTGAGCAGGCTGGAGACCTTATGGCGAACCAGGTCGAAGAGAAAGAGCCGGTGCATCACCCCTCCCCCCACAACGATCTTCTTGGGCGGAAAAGTAAAGATATAGTTCACCAGGGCATAGGCGATATACCCGGCTTCGATTTCCCAGAATGGATCCTGGTCGGCGAGGGACTCTGGGAACTGGTTGAAGCGCTTGTGGATGGCTGGCCCATTTGCCAGGCCTTCGAAGCAATCGCCATGGTATGGGCAGGAACCTGGGAAGGGGTCACGCTGGCGGTTGTGGGGGATGTATACATGCCCCATCTCGAGGCTGACCAGGCCGCGAAGTGGTTTACCGTTGAGGATATAGCTCCCACCGATGCCGGTACCCACAGTCAGATACAACGAGGGGTCGATGCCCCGGCTGGCACCCCAGCGGTATTCTCCCAGGGCAGAGGCGGCCACATCCATGTCGATGGCGATAGGTACCTTCAGCTCACCTTGCAGGATTCCCAGGATGTTGGTAAACGCCCAATTGGGTTTGGGCGTGGTGGTGATGTAGCCAAAGGTGGGCGAGCTGGGGTCGGTGTCTACCGGGCCGAAGGAGCCAAGCCCAATGCTTTTTATGCGTTGAGCCTTGATGTAGGGGGTGAAGAAGGCACATACCTGCTCGAGAGTCTCCTGCGGGGTGGTGGTGACAAAGCGGACCTCGTCGATGGTGGAGCCAGGATCGCTGGCCACCATGCAAATGAACTTGGTCCCCCCACCTTCAATACCACCATAGAACTGGCCTGTGCTCATTGAGATCCTCCATGATGCCCTAGATGTTCGGTAAAGCGGGTTGTAAGCTGTATCCTGCGTACCTTAGGGATTTTTTTCATCTGAATTATATAATAGAACGCAGATTAGTTGAGAATGACGCGGATTACAGCAGGCTAAGAAGCAGAGGCAGCTCAGGGTTGCGATCATAAATCCCTTGGGGTGCCTCACAGTCCAAAGGTGAGGTCTACCGCGGAGGGCGTGGACTGGATAGGATTGATTGGTTTAGCGGGGTCGATGAGGCGTGGGCTACTGGCTGGATTCAACCCCTTGGGGTTGTGTGGTTACCCTGGGTCGAAAATACCATTTGCGGTCGAGAATGAGCAGCACCACCGGGACAATGTTGAGGGCCAGCACAACCAGGTCTGCCACACCTACATCATCCAGAATGGTCAACGTGGCGGTCAATAAAAAGAACGCCAGGGTGAGATAATAGGCAATGCGATTGCCCCGCAACAAGAAAATCCACAGACCGAGCAGGATGAGAGCCATAAGAATGGATATGGTCGCCATGATGCCCTTCATCAGCGGGGGGACCGGGAGGGCTGGATGGGCATTCACGGCGATGATGATGCCAAGGATAAGCCAGATGAGAGTATTCAGCAGGATCAACACTGCGGTCAGGGTCACAGTCCAGGGACGATGATTCATGGGTTATCCTTTCTTCAAGCCAGTAATTCAACCGTAATTCTTGTGGGTTAACCGAGCCACTCAAGAGCCTGGGAGCAGATCGCTTCCCGGCGCTTCGTAAATCCATTGGTTCCGGGTCGTTTGAGGTAGCGCTCGCTAAATAAGTATTTCTCATTGATTCGATCAAGTGTGTTAACCAGGGAATTTGAAGCAAGATTCACCTTTAGCTCCATGGCATCGCCAGATGAGAAAAACATTGGGGAATGCCGGTCACTTGCCTGACCTATTATCGCCGAAACTCACGTAGAATTTCCAATTTCGTTATCCAAATTATAACGCCAGAAATTTAGGATGATTGTATTGCCTGGATATGCTACGCTACCAGCCTTGTTTTACTTTCCCCTTTACCAGCAGGCGGTTCAAGCAGGCCCTGGTAAAGCTGCTCATACTTCACAAAGGTGACGGTTTCGTCGTGCTCCGCAGCAATTTCCAGCGAAGCCCAGCCCATCCTGGAGCGTTCTGCTGCATTACCCAGGATATGGAGGATCGCACCACCATACTCAGCCTCATCTGTGGGGTCAACCAGGTAACCATTCACTCCGTGATGGACCAGCTCCGGCAACGCAGCCGAGTTTGCCGCCACAATGGGGATACCCGTCGCCACAGCTTGCAGGGCAGGAATGCTTTGCACTTCCACCATGGAAGGAATGGTAAACAGGTCGCAGGCGCGATATATGGCCGGAAGATCCCCTTCAGGGAGGTAACCCAGCAGGTGGATATTCTGTTCCAACTCCAGTTTTTTGATGAGACTTCTCAATCTTTGATGCTCACTGCCTCGCCCCACCACCAGTAAATGGGCATCCATCTGGTCGCAGACCACCCGCATGGCTTTCAACAGCAAGTCAAGGCGCTTATCTTTCATCAGGCGTCCAACGGACAGGAGTCTAGGTGAAGGGGGCAGGTGATACCGCTCCACGATGTTTTCGTTCACCTCTTTTTCAGTGCAATAGCGCTGGATGTTCACTCCGTTGGAAATTACCGTCGTAGCTGGTTGCAGCCCATGGGCTTTAAAAGCCTGTTCATGGGTGCGGGTGCAGAAAACCACATGCTGGTAGCGGTTCAAATTTCCCAGGTAATAATTCCACATCAGGTTGTCTATCCCGGTTTCGAAAGCACCCAGGCGAGTGAATTGGGTGAAGAAGGATGGCAGGGTATAGCAAGACGTGATCACACGGGTGGACGGCGGGCAGCGCAGCCTGGAAAGCAGGATACCCTGGTAAGCGTTATCATGGGTGTGGATAACACCAGGTTGGAAACGGTCAATCAGCCGATGTAAGGTACTGGGTAGGCTGAAGGGCATGGGGCCTTCCCACCAGAATGGATTGGGAATGCCCAGAATACGATGAACATGCACACCCTGGTCTTCAGCTTGGTAAGGTAGGTGCTTCTCGCTGGCGGTGACGACCAGCACGGCGTGGCCGCGCTCAGCCATCGCCCGGGCAATCTTTTGCACGACGAGTGTCACCCCACTCAGCGTGGGTGGGTAGCCATGGCTTAATAGCATGAGGCGCATTACATCACCAGCGGATATCA includes:
- a CDS encoding MBL fold metallo-hydrolase, with translation MTIKVSTIRLPLPLKLSYVNSFLVHSDGGCYLVDTGMTNARDQLENALQHLCCQPGDLKLILLTHGDFDHTGNARYLRDKYHVPIAMHAGDAGMLENGDMFWNRKIKNGLMKKLIPLIARLGEKEQCKPDILLEDNASLAKYGLEATALNTPGHSTGSLCFLTASGELFCGDLFNNARDHPTLNSMMYDKPAGEASFTRLKALPINMVYPGHGEPFSWKSLL
- a CDS encoding winged helix DNA-binding domain-containing protein; translated protein: MNHREIKIQRLFSQQLVQPRYTSPVELVSYMVAMQAQDFPMAKWAVGVRIPGSTEKMVEAAITRAEILRLHVLRPTWHFVAAQDIYWMLDLTARWVMAGETAREKQLELTKDVFSRSNATLEKALAGGQSRTRNELIAALQQAGIRTDENRASHLFMRAELDEIICSGATQGGKATYALLSERVPLARRLIREAALAELARRYFTSRYPATQQDFSWWSGLPASEVKQALESVKQDFTTEVIDGVTYWLPRHVESVRATQVNPILLPTYDELLISYAERGASFPAGIEQHMKDISNRGIFWPILLKDGQVVGTWMRTLKGDRVIIELSPFQPLAKAELDQLQDAAQHYANFLDKKLELIR
- a CDS encoding fructokinase, whose protein sequence is MSTGQFYGGIEGGGTKFICMVASDPGSTIDEVRFVTTTPQETLEQVCAFFTPYIKAQRIKSIGLGSFGPVDTDPSSPTFGYITTTPKPNWAFTNILGILQGELKVPIAIDMDVAASALGEYRWGASRGIDPSLYLTVGTGIGGSYILNGKPLRGLVSLEMGHVYIPHNRQRDPFPGSCPYHGDCFEGLANGPAIHKRFNQFPESLADQDPFWEIEAGYIAYALVNYIFTFPPKKIVVGGGVMHRLFLFDLVRHKVSSLLNNYLNHPTLTGPLDEYIVPPGLGYRSGVLGGIALAMELEKQP